In the Rhinoderma darwinii isolate aRhiDar2 chromosome 13, aRhiDar2.hap1, whole genome shotgun sequence genome, one interval contains:
- the LOC142665896 gene encoding heat shock protein beta-11-like: MLSLQLAMKSTTSPFRLFLRPLWPLSIDTYSNLEQDMIHTLGEIIANMKLMDQFHQQLLQETNEIKNVPALTSINTKSIEDKAETGLTISDEKSTEGGFVVSLGVQDFSPHELTVKLVGNKLLVSGAKESKSEDGKGSFSYKCRIFRKVVDLPQDVRAEELNCRVIDGGELQIEASQRSTEERTVPIQHTALQAKIQISGSSKDCRS, from the coding sequence ATGTTGAGCCTTCAGCTAGCTATGAAATCCACCACAAGCCCTTTCAGGCTTTTTCTTCGGCCTCTGTGGCCGTTGTCTATAGACACCTATTCTAACCTGGAGCAAGACATGATACACACTCTAGGAGAAATAATAGCCAACATGAAGCTGATGGACCAGTTTCACCAGCAGCTGCTTCAAGAAACCAATGAAATTAAGAATGTACCTGCGCTAACCTCCATCAATACCAAGTCCATTGAGGATAAGGCTGAGACTGGTCTAACCATCAGTGATGAAAAGTCAACTGAGGGTGGTTTTGTGGTTTCCCTGGGTGTCCAAGATTTTTCTCCCCATGAGCTTACAGTCAAGCTAGTAGGAAACAAACTGCTGGTGAGCGGAGCCAAGGAATCAAAGAGCGAAGATGGGAAAGGTTCCTTTTCCTATAAGTGTCGGATCTTCAGGAAGGTGGTGGATCTTCCCCAGGATGTGCGAGCAGAAGAACTGAACTGTAGAGTGATCGATGGGGGTGAACTGCAGATAGAAGCTTCACAGAGATCTACTGAGGAGAGAACTGTGCCAATACAGCATACAGCCCTGCAGGCCAAGATACAGATTTCTGGCAGTAGCAAAGATTGTCGATCCTAA
- the LOC142665855 gene encoding heat shock protein beta-11-like: MLCLRLQRNNDPWRSFIQPLWPSSANLFARMEQDMIRTIEEIKANMSRMEKFHQQLMEEMVLEDNKILPLMPSGDIKSSDGGFMLSLEVQEFSPHEITVKLFGRKLLVTGAKETKNDDMKGSYSYKCQMFRKEADLPQDVRAEDMSCILTADGQLKIEAPWQTAPALERNVPIQLTSVQEAEETPEDGKDARNNQDPKP; this comes from the coding sequence ATGTTGTGCCTTCGTCTTCAGAGGAACAACGATCCATGGAGGTCTTTCATACAGCCCCTGTGGCCATCTTCTGCAAACCTCTTTGCTAGGATGGAGCAGGACATGATAAGAACAATTGAGGAGATAAAAGCCAACATGAGCCGTATGGAGAAGTTTCACCAGCAGTTGATGGAGGAGATGGTACTTGAAGACAATAAGATTCTGCCACTGATGCCTTCTGGTGACATCAAGTCCAGTGATGGCGGTTTTATGCTTTCCTTGGAAGTTCAGGAATTTTCCCCCCATGAGATCACAGTAAAACTGTTTGGAAGGAAACTACTTGTGACAGGAGCCAAGGAAACAAAAAATGATGATATGAAAGGTTCCTATTCCTACAAGTGTCAGATGTTTAGGAAGGAGGCAGATCTTCCCCAGGATGTACGAGCAGAAGATATGAGCTGCATTTTAACCGCTGATGGTCAACTGAAAATAGAGGCCCCATGGCAAACGGCACCAGCTCTGGAGAGGAATGTGCCAATCCAACTTACATCCGTACAAGAAGCAGAAGAAACGCCAGAGGATGGCAAAGATGCAAGGAACAACCAAGATCCTAAGCCCTAA